A window of the Brachybacterium sacelli genome harbors these coding sequences:
- a CDS encoding TetR/AcrR family transcriptional regulator, with the protein MPKIIGGSLEEHRERTREKIFVALAELLETQDFEAITFSRIATAAGVGRTAMYNHFPDRETLLVEYALHETSDYIAQLRAGVSDSATPREAALAYVRTQLELTVSFHMPQSMGKASLTEAAVARMREHVVLIEDVLRRIVHDGIASGDFAADLDVDATVPIINSLLVGSSARRFSRTGLEHFVLRGLGARI; encoded by the coding sequence ATGCCCAAGATCATCGGAGGCTCCCTGGAGGAGCATCGCGAACGCACACGCGAGAAGATCTTCGTCGCGCTCGCCGAGCTGCTGGAGACCCAGGACTTCGAGGCGATCACCTTCTCGCGGATCGCCACCGCCGCAGGCGTCGGCCGCACCGCGATGTACAACCACTTCCCGGACCGCGAGACCCTGCTGGTCGAGTACGCGCTCCATGAGACCTCCGACTACATCGCCCAGCTGCGGGCGGGGGTCAGCGACTCGGCCACGCCGCGCGAGGCCGCTCTCGCCTACGTGCGCACGCAGCTGGAGCTCACTGTCTCCTTCCACATGCCGCAGTCGATGGGCAAGGCGTCCCTGACCGAGGCCGCGGTCGCGCGGATGCGCGAGCACGTGGTGCTGATCGAGGACGTGCTGCGCCGGATCGTGCACGACGGGATCGCCAGCGGCGACTTCGCCGCTGACCTCGACGTCGATGCGACGGTGCCGATCATCAATTCGCTGCTGGTGGGATCCAGCGCCCGACGGTTCTCCCGTACCGGCCTGGAGCACTTCGTGCTGCGGGGCCTCGGCGCCCGGATCTGA
- a CDS encoding pyrophosphatase, which yields MDLITQFPLGDDIAVTLLVLGVLSVAALVTGAVVPSRLQRDEDAPEVDDDLGRRLGRHLSAAGSIILWVGLPAVVLLYLAPGSTDERILRSSMMLVGLLLGPFAAWRGLAVQLASLGLDPERRPAMISRLGALTVTGALAVATLPIVIIVWFLHASGSSSLMALAGGAAISALAIRATAAPFDTAAASSAILVGADEHEIDTDEAKNLGAPPLRGARMFRRGAALSADLVALTTAAAAVGILLGVPVLAAEGILVVLLALGVAMLAGGVVAVVPHLGRPGHERGALRLGGLVPALLGGGGMVAAAALWLPSAYKNLRFAQVGMGEFTDQAIAGPEPLPREQLEPQIAQAGAQLGTLVSQTDDSQAASTLLDVVTMYTISPSVAAASSLGLGVVVALAAILLLDGTGNRVGSIVLRTARTSRTGGALGTTAGLGSTALLAAGALALLLIVAGVLSVLSAGVPDMALALLSHAGLGALVVAVAHAGSLMAPTLVDRPEAERSLRDAAAGASTGPRAALLLAAALTALAALGPVVTALQMAPRASTAWEDRALHSLSPASLSLLGGIGLGVVGVLLVTASLLDGARRLGASAVVETRAAMLEKRAGVNLEDLPDMVRRAVLPAVVIVVLMPIVAGFGLGPAALPGLVIGAVLTSAGLGLWSLGAGATLSHAAAIIGHGRYGGPGSWGHSGALGGAVLTGTLRSVIGSVALPLLLSSSLLSALGVSAVVSMTTDGTSEFLRWGIAVVALVIALTTWVIASTAAEVDLEDEIGEVSRPLFSRAEEDSADGLEAMDWETDEENTEQVTVATQKPTRTAKRPRRGARRKSND from the coding sequence TTGGACCTGATCACTCAATTCCCCCTGGGCGATGACATCGCCGTGACCCTGCTGGTGCTCGGCGTGCTCTCCGTGGCCGCTCTGGTCACCGGTGCCGTCGTCCCCAGCCGTCTGCAGCGCGACGAGGACGCCCCCGAGGTGGATGACGACCTCGGTCGGCGCCTGGGCCGGCACCTGTCGGCCGCGGGCTCGATCATCCTGTGGGTCGGGCTGCCCGCAGTGGTGCTGCTGTACCTCGCGCCCGGATCGACCGACGAACGCATCCTGCGCTCCTCGATGATGCTGGTCGGCCTGCTGCTGGGCCCGTTCGCCGCCTGGCGCGGACTCGCCGTGCAGCTGGCCTCCCTGGGTCTCGACCCCGAGCGCCGACCCGCGATGATCTCCCGGCTCGGGGCGCTGACCGTCACCGGGGCGCTCGCCGTGGCGACCCTCCCGATCGTCATCATCGTGTGGTTCCTCCACGCCTCGGGCTCCTCCTCGCTGATGGCCCTGGCCGGGGGCGCCGCCATCTCGGCGCTCGCGATCCGCGCCACCGCCGCTCCGTTCGACACCGCCGCGGCCTCCTCCGCGATCCTGGTCGGGGCCGACGAGCACGAGATCGACACCGATGAGGCCAAGAACCTCGGAGCGCCCCCGCTGCGAGGCGCGCGGATGTTCCGCCGCGGCGCCGCCCTCAGCGCCGATTTGGTCGCGCTGACCACCGCAGCCGCCGCGGTCGGCATCCTGCTGGGCGTGCCGGTGCTGGCCGCCGAAGGCATCCTGGTGGTGCTGCTCGCCCTCGGCGTCGCGATGCTCGCCGGTGGCGTGGTCGCCGTGGTCCCGCATCTGGGACGGCCCGGCCACGAGCGTGGGGCGCTGCGTCTGGGCGGCCTCGTCCCCGCCCTCCTCGGCGGCGGCGGGATGGTCGCGGCCGCCGCGCTCTGGCTCCCCTCGGCATACAAGAACCTGCGTTTCGCGCAGGTGGGCATGGGGGAGTTCACCGACCAGGCCATCGCCGGTCCGGAACCGCTGCCGCGTGAGCAGCTCGAGCCGCAGATCGCACAGGCCGGTGCCCAGCTGGGCACGCTGGTCTCCCAGACCGACGACTCCCAGGCCGCGAGCACGCTGCTGGACGTGGTCACGATGTACACCATCTCGCCGAGCGTGGCCGCCGCCTCCTCCCTGGGGCTCGGAGTCGTCGTCGCCCTCGCCGCGATCCTGCTGCTGGACGGGACCGGCAACCGGGTCGGCTCGATCGTGCTGCGCACGGCCCGCACCAGCCGCACCGGCGGCGCGCTGGGCACCACGGCGGGCCTCGGTTCGACCGCCCTGCTCGCGGCCGGGGCCTTGGCCCTCCTGCTGATCGTGGCGGGTGTGCTCAGCGTGCTGAGCGCCGGCGTTCCCGACATGGCTCTGGCGCTGCTCTCCCATGCGGGCCTCGGCGCCCTGGTGGTGGCCGTCGCACACGCCGGCTCCCTGATGGCTCCGACGCTCGTGGACCGTCCGGAGGCGGAGCGCTCGCTGCGCGACGCCGCCGCCGGTGCCTCGACCGGTCCCCGTGCCGCGCTGCTGCTGGCCGCGGCGCTGACGGCGCTGGCTGCTCTCGGCCCTGTCGTCACCGCGCTCCAGATGGCGCCCCGTGCGTCGACCGCCTGGGAGGACCGAGCCCTGCACTCCCTCAGCCCCGCCTCCCTTTCCCTGCTGGGCGGGATCGGCCTGGGCGTCGTCGGGGTGCTGCTGGTGACCGCCTCGCTGCTGGACGGCGCCCGACGCCTGGGTGCGAGCGCCGTCGTCGAGACCCGCGCCGCGATGCTCGAGAAGCGCGCCGGCGTGAACCTCGAGGACCTGCCGGACATGGTGCGGCGCGCCGTGCTCCCGGCGGTCGTGATCGTGGTGCTGATGCCGATCGTCGCCGGATTCGGCCTCGGCCCGGCCGCCCTGCCCGGCCTGGTCATCGGTGCCGTCCTGACCTCCGCCGGCCTCGGCCTGTGGTCACTCGGGGCGGGGGCGACCCTCAGCCACGCCGCGGCCATCATCGGCCACGGCCGCTACGGCGGTCCCGGTTCCTGGGGGCACTCCGGTGCGCTCGGCGGCGCGGTGCTCACCGGCACCCTGCGCTCCGTGATCGGCTCCGTGGCGCTGCCGCTGCTGCTGAGCTCGTCCCTGCTCTCGGCCCTCGGCGTCAGCGCCGTGGTGTCGATGACCACCGACGGCACCAGCGAGTTCCTGCGCTGGGGCATCGCCGTGGTCGCCCTGGTCATCGCACTGACCACCTGGGTGATCGCCTCGACGGCGGCCGAGGTCGACCTCGAGGACGAGATCGGGGAGGTCTCCCGACCGCTGTTCTCCCGCGCCGAGGAGGACTCCGCGGACGGCCTGGAGGCCATGGACTGGGAGACCGACGAGGAGAACACCGAGCAGGTCACGGTGGCCACGCAGAAGCCCACCCGCACGGCGAAGCGCCCTCGGCGCGGCGCCCGCAGGAAGAGCAACGACTAG
- a CDS encoding thioredoxin-like domain-containing protein, which yields MTTSSDPAAPLTSRAHGSALRGRGWLNTGGVDLDLESLRGKVVLLDFWTFCCVNCLHVLDELRPLEQKWADELVVVGVHSPKFEFEKDPDALAANIERYEVTHPVIDDPELETWTEYGARAWPTLMVLDTHGRIAGNLSGEGHAENVDQLIARLVTEGEADGSLRRGPAPTVLTERVPQTLRFPSKLTTLPDGRLVVSDAGQHRLVVFQSDGQTVDEVIGAGIRGHTDGDAETAQFAEPNGVLALPQEVAAEVGYDLLVTDTANHLLRGVKVGQDRLLRSRTATEVLTVAGSGAQWMQGEEQPRGEGDAQGYALSTPWDVTWSRVLNRAVIAMAGIHQLWTFDPVTGALMVLAGTTQEGLVDGPVVSSWWAQPSGLDELPDGRLVVADSETSAVRVLDPQTMQVSTLVGEGLFDFGHVDGAADVARLQHPLAVTALPDGRIAVADTYNGAIRIIEEHTEDDAESSAAVTVVTVATDLDEPSDAIVGPPVDGIGQLIVVESGAHRVTWVPVAKAAERVIDQGAQRSERPVTEVGPGPLTVRVMFTPPEGHKLDDTLGPSTQVTVSTTPSAMLTDGAGVETALERTLALDPAYTEGVLHVSARAASCDADPAVEFPACHMHQQDWGVPIRIVDGAPTHLDLSLLA from the coding sequence ATGACCACATCGAGCGACCCCGCCGCGCCCTTGACGTCCCGCGCCCATGGCTCCGCCCTGCGCGGGCGCGGGTGGCTCAACACGGGAGGCGTCGACCTCGACCTGGAGTCGCTGCGAGGCAAGGTCGTGCTGCTGGACTTCTGGACGTTCTGCTGCGTGAACTGCCTGCACGTCCTCGACGAGCTGCGCCCGCTGGAGCAGAAGTGGGCCGACGAGCTGGTCGTCGTCGGCGTCCACTCCCCGAAGTTCGAGTTCGAGAAGGATCCCGACGCGCTGGCCGCGAACATCGAGCGCTACGAGGTCACCCACCCGGTCATCGACGACCCGGAGCTGGAGACCTGGACCGAGTACGGCGCTCGTGCCTGGCCGACCCTGATGGTGCTCGACACCCATGGGCGCATCGCCGGCAATCTCTCCGGTGAGGGCCACGCCGAGAACGTCGACCAGCTGATCGCCCGCCTCGTCACCGAGGGCGAGGCCGACGGCTCGCTGCGCCGCGGACCGGCGCCGACCGTGCTGACCGAGCGGGTTCCCCAGACCCTCCGCTTCCCCTCCAAGCTCACCACGCTGCCGGACGGGCGCCTGGTGGTCTCCGACGCCGGCCAGCACCGGTTGGTGGTCTTCCAGAGCGACGGCCAGACCGTCGACGAGGTCATCGGCGCCGGGATCCGCGGTCACACGGACGGCGATGCGGAGACCGCGCAGTTCGCCGAGCCCAACGGCGTGCTCGCCCTCCCGCAGGAGGTCGCCGCCGAGGTCGGCTACGACCTGCTGGTCACCGACACCGCGAACCACCTGCTGCGCGGTGTGAAGGTCGGCCAGGATCGGCTGCTGCGCTCGCGCACCGCCACCGAGGTGCTCACCGTCGCCGGCTCGGGAGCGCAGTGGATGCAGGGCGAGGAGCAGCCCCGCGGCGAGGGCGATGCGCAGGGCTACGCGCTGTCGACCCCGTGGGACGTGACCTGGTCCCGCGTACTGAACCGCGCCGTGATCGCGATGGCCGGCATCCACCAGCTGTGGACCTTCGACCCGGTCACCGGGGCGCTGATGGTGCTCGCCGGCACCACCCAGGAGGGTCTGGTCGACGGCCCCGTCGTCTCCTCCTGGTGGGCTCAGCCCTCCGGCCTCGACGAGCTGCCCGACGGCCGCCTCGTCGTCGCCGACTCCGAGACCTCCGCGGTCCGCGTCCTGGATCCGCAGACCATGCAGGTCAGCACCCTGGTGGGCGAGGGCCTGTTCGACTTCGGTCACGTCGACGGCGCCGCGGACGTCGCGCGTCTCCAGCATCCACTGGCGGTCACCGCGCTGCCCGACGGGCGCATCGCCGTGGCCGACACCTACAACGGTGCGATCCGGATCATCGAGGAGCACACGGAGGACGACGCGGAATCGTCCGCCGCGGTCACCGTGGTCACCGTCGCGACCGATCTCGACGAGCCCTCCGACGCGATCGTCGGCCCCCCGGTCGACGGCATCGGCCAGCTGATCGTGGTCGAGTCCGGAGCCCACCGCGTCACCTGGGTGCCGGTCGCCAAGGCGGCTGAGCGCGTCATCGACCAGGGGGCCCAGCGCTCCGAGCGGCCCGTCACGGAGGTCGGGCCCGGCCCCCTGACCGTGCGGGTGATGTTCACCCCGCCCGAGGGGCACAAGCTCGACGACACCCTGGGACCCTCCACCCAGGTCACCGTCTCGACCACCCCGTCGGCCATGCTGACCGACGGCGCCGGGGTCGAGACGGCACTGGAGCGCACCCTCGCGCTGGATCCCGCCTACACCGAGGGCGTGCTGCACGTCAGCGCCCGTGCCGCCTCCTGCGATGCTGATCCGGCGGTCGAGTTCCCCGCCTGCCACATGCATCAGCAGGACTGGGGCGTGCCGATCCGCATCGTCGACGGTGCCCCCACCCACCTGGATCTGTCCCTGCTCGCCTGA
- a CDS encoding HAD family hydrolase, translating to MTPATAADGMATGTDGATAGRVPATGEDGAATHPAPCPDRFREVFGGWTPRAVVFDCDGLLLDTESVWQRAQDAVVAAHGAVLREEDDAALHGSTIEDAAAILAERSASSTEALLADLHVVFDRELAGGIRLLPGAREIVAAAGARVPLGCASNSWLESLEDKLRLGGLREHFTVLEASDTVDRPKPAPDMYAAAARALGAEPGEALALEDSGTGARAAREAGLRLVAVPAPGHPAPAADLVLGSLTDPDLAAWIATW from the coding sequence ATGACCCCCGCGACCGCCGCGGACGGCATGGCCACCGGCACCGACGGCGCCACCGCCGGCAGGGTCCCCGCCACCGGTGAGGACGGTGCCGCAACGCACCCCGCTCCCTGCCCCGACCGGTTCCGGGAGGTCTTCGGCGGCTGGACCCCGCGCGCCGTCGTCTTCGACTGCGACGGACTGCTGCTGGACACCGAGAGCGTCTGGCAGCGAGCCCAGGACGCCGTCGTCGCCGCGCACGGCGCGGTGCTGCGCGAGGAGGACGACGCCGCGCTGCACGGTTCGACCATCGAGGACGCGGCCGCGATCCTCGCCGAGCGCTCGGCCAGCAGCACCGAGGCGCTGCTGGCCGATCTCCACGTCGTCTTCGACCGGGAGCTCGCCGGCGGGATCCGCCTGCTGCCCGGTGCCCGTGAGATCGTCGCGGCGGCCGGGGCGCGCGTCCCGTTGGGCTGCGCCTCGAACTCGTGGCTGGAGTCCCTCGAGGACAAGCTGCGCCTCGGCGGGCTGCGCGAGCATTTCACCGTGCTCGAGGCCTCCGACACCGTCGACCGTCCGAAACCCGCCCCCGACATGTACGCCGCGGCCGCTCGCGCCCTCGGGGCCGAACCGGGCGAGGCCCTCGCCCTCGAGGACTCCGGTACCGGGGCGCGCGCCGCCCGGGAGGCCGGGCTCCGGCTCGTCGCGGTGCCGGCCCCCGGCCACCCCGCCCCGGCGGCCGATCTCGTCCTGGGCTCCCTGACCGACCCGGACCTCGCGGCATGGATCGCCACCTGGTGA